A single region of the Marmota flaviventris isolate mMarFla1 chromosome 10, mMarFla1.hap1, whole genome shotgun sequence genome encodes:
- the Podn gene encoding podocan isoform X1: MHAGWGRGRGGEKKTHNKTCVAARTARLEWKEPASAERSGDTGESVQSAGRGTARGAAGTMAQSRALLLLLLLPPQLHLGPVLAVRAPMFGRSSTHSLSPEENEFVEEEPVLVLSPEEPGPGPATVDCPRDCACSQEGVVDCGGIDLREFPGDLPEHTNHLSLQNNQLEKIYPEELSRLQRLETLNLQNNRLTSRGLPEEAFEHLTNLNYLYLANNKLTLAPRFLPNALISVDFAANYLTKIYGLTFGQKPNLRSVYLHNNKLADAGLPDSMFNGSSNVEILILSSNFLRHVPKHLPPALYKLHLKNNKLEKIPPGAFSELSNLRELYLQNNYLTDEGLDNETFWKLSSLEYLDLSSNNLTRVPAGLPRSLVLLHLEKNVIRSVDADVLTPIRSLEYLLLHSNQLQADGIHPLAFQGLKRLHTVHLYNNALERVPSGLPRRVRTLMILHNQITGIGREDFATTYFLEELNLSYNRITSPQIHRDAFRKLRLLRSLDLSGNRLHTLPPGLPRNVHVLKVKRNELAALARGALAGMAQLRELYLTGNRLRSRALGPRAWVDLAHLQLLDIAGNQLTEIPEGLPKSLEYLYLQNNKISTVPANAFDSTPNLKGIFLRFNKLAVGSVVESAFRRLKHLQVLDIEGNFEFGDVSKNRGHLEKEEEEEEEEEEEEDEEEEDRR; this comes from the exons ATGCAcgcggggtgggggcgggggagaggcGGGGAGAAGAAAACTCACAACAAAACTTGCGTCGCGGCGCGCACTGCTCGACTTGAATGGAAGGAGCCCGCTTCCGCGGAGCGCAGCGGAGACACGGGAGAGAGTGTTCAGTCGGCGGGGCGCGGCACCGCGCGGGGCGCAGCAG GTACCATGGCCCAGAGCAGGGcactgctgctcctgctgctgttGCCACCACAGCTACACCTGGGACCTGTGCTCGCAGTGAGGGCCCCGATGTTTGGCCGAAGCAGCACCCACAGTCTGAGCCCTGAGGAGAATGAATTTGTGGAGGAGGAGCCTGTGCTGGTCCTAAGCCCCGAGGAGCCAGGGCCTGGCCCAGCTACTGTCGACTGTCCTCGAGACTGTGCCTGCTCCCAGGAGGGTGTTGTGGATTGTGGTGGCATCGACCTGCGTGAGTTCCCCGGGGACCTGCCTGAGCACACCAACCATCTGTCCCTGCAG AACAATCAGCTGGAGAAGATCTATCCTGAGGAGCTTTCTCGGCTCCAGCGGCTGGAGACTCTGAACCTCCAGAACAATCGCCTGACTTCCAGAG GGCTCCCGGAGGAGGCATTTGAGCATCTGACCAACCTCAACTACCTGTACCTGGCCAACAACAAG CTGACATTGGCACCTCGATTCCTGCCAAATGCCCTGATCAGCGTGGACTTTGCTGCCAACTATCTCACCAAGATCTATGGGCTCACCTTTGGCCAGAAGCCAAATTTGAG GTCTGTGTATCTGCACAACAACAAGCTAGCAGATGCAGGGCTGCCGGACAGCATGTTCAACGGCTCCAGCAATGTTGAGATCCTCATCCTGTCCAGCAACTTCCTGCGCCATGTGCCCAAGCACCTGCCACCTGCCCTGTACAAGCTGCATCTCAAG AACAACAAGCTGGAGAAGATCCCCCCTGGGGCCTTCAGTGAGCTGAGCAACCTGCGAGAGCTGTATCTGCAGAACAACTACCTGACTGATGAGGGCCTGGACAATGAGACCTTCTG GAAGCTCTCCAGCCTAGAGTACCTGGATCTGTCCAGCAACAACTTGACGCGGGTCCCTGCAGGACTGCCGCGCAGCTTGGTCCTGTTGCACCTGGAGAAGAACGTCATCCGGAGTGTGGACGCCGACGTGCTGACCCCCATCCGCAGCCTTGAGTACCTGCTGCTGCACAGCAACCAGCTGCAGGCAGACGGTATCCACCCGCTGGCCTTCCAGGGCCTCAAGCGGCTGCACACCGTGCACCTGTATAACAACGCCCTGGAGCGCGTGCCCAGCGGCCTGCCCCGCCGCGTGCGCACCCTCATGATCCTGCACAACCAGATCACGGGCATCGGCCGCGAGGACTTCGCTACCACCTACTTCCTGGAGGAGCTCAACCTCAGCTACAACCGCATCACCAGCCCTCAGATACACCGCGACGCCTTCCGCAAGCTGCGCCTCCTGCGCTCACTTGACCTGTCGGGCAATCGCTTGCACACGCTGCCACCTGGCCTGCCACGCAATGTGCACGTGCTGAAGGTCAAGCGCAATGAGCTGGCTGCCCTGGCACGTGGGGCGCTGGCAGGCATGGCCCAACTGCGGGAACTCTACCTCACTGGCAACCGACTCCGCAGCCGGGCCCTGGGTCCCCGCGCTTGGGTGGACCTTGCCCATCTGCAG CTGCTGGACATTGCTGGGAATCAGCTCACGGAGATCCCCGAAGGGCTCCCCAAGTCTCTCGAGTACCTGTACCTGCAGAACAACAAGATTAGCACCGTGCCTGCCAATGCCTTCGACTCCACACCCAACCTCAAGGGGATCTTTCTCAG GTTTAACAAGCTGGCTGTGGGCTCTGTGGTGGAAAGTGCTTTCCGGAGGCTGAAGCACCTACAGGTCTTGGACATCGAAGGCAACTTTGAGTTTGGTGACGTTTCCAAGAACCGTGGCCActtggagaaggaagaagaggaggaggaagaggaggaagaggaggaggatgaggaggaagaggacaggAGATAG
- the Podn gene encoding podocan isoform X2, which yields MAQSRALLLLLLLPPQLHLGPVLAVRAPMFGRSSTHSLSPEENEFVEEEPVLVLSPEEPGPGPATVDCPRDCACSQEGVVDCGGIDLREFPGDLPEHTNHLSLQNNQLEKIYPEELSRLQRLETLNLQNNRLTSRGLPEEAFEHLTNLNYLYLANNKLTLAPRFLPNALISVDFAANYLTKIYGLTFGQKPNLRSVYLHNNKLADAGLPDSMFNGSSNVEILILSSNFLRHVPKHLPPALYKLHLKNNKLEKIPPGAFSELSNLRELYLQNNYLTDEGLDNETFWKLSSLEYLDLSSNNLTRVPAGLPRSLVLLHLEKNVIRSVDADVLTPIRSLEYLLLHSNQLQADGIHPLAFQGLKRLHTVHLYNNALERVPSGLPRRVRTLMILHNQITGIGREDFATTYFLEELNLSYNRITSPQIHRDAFRKLRLLRSLDLSGNRLHTLPPGLPRNVHVLKVKRNELAALARGALAGMAQLRELYLTGNRLRSRALGPRAWVDLAHLQLLDIAGNQLTEIPEGLPKSLEYLYLQNNKISTVPANAFDSTPNLKGIFLRFNKLAVGSVVESAFRRLKHLQVLDIEGNFEFGDVSKNRGHLEKEEEEEEEEEEEEDEEEEDRR from the exons ATGGCCCAGAGCAGGGcactgctgctcctgctgctgttGCCACCACAGCTACACCTGGGACCTGTGCTCGCAGTGAGGGCCCCGATGTTTGGCCGAAGCAGCACCCACAGTCTGAGCCCTGAGGAGAATGAATTTGTGGAGGAGGAGCCTGTGCTGGTCCTAAGCCCCGAGGAGCCAGGGCCTGGCCCAGCTACTGTCGACTGTCCTCGAGACTGTGCCTGCTCCCAGGAGGGTGTTGTGGATTGTGGTGGCATCGACCTGCGTGAGTTCCCCGGGGACCTGCCTGAGCACACCAACCATCTGTCCCTGCAG AACAATCAGCTGGAGAAGATCTATCCTGAGGAGCTTTCTCGGCTCCAGCGGCTGGAGACTCTGAACCTCCAGAACAATCGCCTGACTTCCAGAG GGCTCCCGGAGGAGGCATTTGAGCATCTGACCAACCTCAACTACCTGTACCTGGCCAACAACAAG CTGACATTGGCACCTCGATTCCTGCCAAATGCCCTGATCAGCGTGGACTTTGCTGCCAACTATCTCACCAAGATCTATGGGCTCACCTTTGGCCAGAAGCCAAATTTGAG GTCTGTGTATCTGCACAACAACAAGCTAGCAGATGCAGGGCTGCCGGACAGCATGTTCAACGGCTCCAGCAATGTTGAGATCCTCATCCTGTCCAGCAACTTCCTGCGCCATGTGCCCAAGCACCTGCCACCTGCCCTGTACAAGCTGCATCTCAAG AACAACAAGCTGGAGAAGATCCCCCCTGGGGCCTTCAGTGAGCTGAGCAACCTGCGAGAGCTGTATCTGCAGAACAACTACCTGACTGATGAGGGCCTGGACAATGAGACCTTCTG GAAGCTCTCCAGCCTAGAGTACCTGGATCTGTCCAGCAACAACTTGACGCGGGTCCCTGCAGGACTGCCGCGCAGCTTGGTCCTGTTGCACCTGGAGAAGAACGTCATCCGGAGTGTGGACGCCGACGTGCTGACCCCCATCCGCAGCCTTGAGTACCTGCTGCTGCACAGCAACCAGCTGCAGGCAGACGGTATCCACCCGCTGGCCTTCCAGGGCCTCAAGCGGCTGCACACCGTGCACCTGTATAACAACGCCCTGGAGCGCGTGCCCAGCGGCCTGCCCCGCCGCGTGCGCACCCTCATGATCCTGCACAACCAGATCACGGGCATCGGCCGCGAGGACTTCGCTACCACCTACTTCCTGGAGGAGCTCAACCTCAGCTACAACCGCATCACCAGCCCTCAGATACACCGCGACGCCTTCCGCAAGCTGCGCCTCCTGCGCTCACTTGACCTGTCGGGCAATCGCTTGCACACGCTGCCACCTGGCCTGCCACGCAATGTGCACGTGCTGAAGGTCAAGCGCAATGAGCTGGCTGCCCTGGCACGTGGGGCGCTGGCAGGCATGGCCCAACTGCGGGAACTCTACCTCACTGGCAACCGACTCCGCAGCCGGGCCCTGGGTCCCCGCGCTTGGGTGGACCTTGCCCATCTGCAG CTGCTGGACATTGCTGGGAATCAGCTCACGGAGATCCCCGAAGGGCTCCCCAAGTCTCTCGAGTACCTGTACCTGCAGAACAACAAGATTAGCACCGTGCCTGCCAATGCCTTCGACTCCACACCCAACCTCAAGGGGATCTTTCTCAG GTTTAACAAGCTGGCTGTGGGCTCTGTGGTGGAAAGTGCTTTCCGGAGGCTGAAGCACCTACAGGTCTTGGACATCGAAGGCAACTTTGAGTTTGGTGACGTTTCCAAGAACCGTGGCCActtggagaaggaagaagaggaggaggaagaggaggaagaggaggaggatgaggaggaagaggacaggAGATAG